One Miscanthus floridulus cultivar M001 unplaced genomic scaffold, ASM1932011v1 fs_308_2_3, whole genome shotgun sequence DNA window includes the following coding sequences:
- the LOC136531246 gene encoding cytochrome P450 CYP72A616-like, with amino-acid sequence MDDDVVAAAAASSPWSLFQGLLALLIAWGSYQAAETFWLRPRRLDRVLRAQGLTGTEYCFPAGDLKENARLNDEARSRSMPLCHDVVPRVMPHLFNTVKEHGDICITWFGPIPRVVITEAELIRDILSNKSGHFEKFIANKRLIKMLALGIASHDGEKWANHRRILNPAFHLEKLKRMLPAFSTCCTELIDRWENKLAGSDGSYELDIWPEFQNLTGDVISRTAFGSSFMEGRRIFQLQGEQAERLIKAFQYMYIPGFMFFPTQNNRRMNEINREIEGTLRGMIEKRERAIENGEASGNDLLGLLLQSNMESGKGSLSMSTEDVIEECKLFYFAGMETTSVLLTWTLVILGMHPEWQDRAREEVLSVFGKDKQPNFDGLGRLKTVTMILYEVLRLYPPAVTLNRRTFKDMKIGGISYPAGVILELPIIVVHHNPDVWGKDAHEFKPERFAEGISKATKDQPAFFPFGWGPRICIGQNFALLEAKMALSMILQRFEFQLSPSYTHAPYTVLTLHPQHGAPIIFKKI; translated from the exons ATGGACGACGACGTCGTAGCAGCTGCAGCAGCTTCATCACCGTGGAGCCTGTTCCAGGGGCTCCTTGCCCTGCTGATCGCGTGGGGGAGCTACCAGGCCGCGGAGACATTCTGGCTGCGGCCCCGGCGGCTCGATCGGGTGCTCCGGGCACAGGGGCTTACCGGCACTGAGTACTGCTTCCCGGCCGGCGACCTCAAGGAGAACGCTAGGCTCAACGACGAGGCACGATCGAGGTCTATGCCATTGTGCCATGACGTAGTTCCCCGTGTGATGCCGCATCTCTTCAACACAGTTAAGGAGCACG GCGACATTTGTATCACCTGGTTCGGACCAATTCCCAGGGTGGTTATCACGGAGGCAGAGTTAATCAGAGACATCCTATCAAACAAGTCTGGCCACTTCGAGAAGTTCATCGCGAACAAGCGTCTTATAAAAATGCTCGCCCTTGGGATTGCGAGTCACGATGGTGAGAAATGGGCAAATCACAGAAGGATCCTGAACCCCGCATTCCATCTCGAAAAGCTCAAG CGCATGCTGCCGGCGTTCTCGACGTGCTGTACTGAGCTTATAGATCGCTGGGAGAACAAGCTCGCTGGTTCTGACGGATCATATGAACTGGATATCTGGCCGGAGTTTCAGAACCTCACTGGAGACGTGATCTCCCGCACGGCATTTGGCAGCAGCTTCATGGAAGGGCGAAGGATCTTCCAACTTCAGGGCGAGCAAGCAGAGCGGCTAATCAAGGCCTTCCAGTATATGTACATCCCTGGCTTCAT GTTCTTCCCGACACAGAACAATCGGAGGATGAACGAGATCAACAGGGAAATCGAAGGGACTCTAAGGGGCATGATCGAGAAGAGGGAGCGTGCAATCGAAAACGGCGAAGCGAGCGGCAATGACTTGCTCGGTTTGCTACTGCAGTCGAACATGGAGAGCGGGAAAGGCAGCCTGAGCATGAGCACCGAGGACGTGATTGAGGAGTGCAAGCTCTTCTACTTCGCGGGGATGGAAACCACGTCGGTGCTGCTCACGTGGACGCTCGTCATCCTAGGCATGCACCCAGAGTGGCAGGACCGTGCGAGGGAGGAGGTCCTTAGCGTGTTCGGCAAGGACAAGCAGCCCAATTTCGACGGCCTAGGTCGACTCAAAACG GTGACCATGATACTATACGAGGTGCTCAGGCTGTATCCACCGGCAGTGACGCTAAACCGAAGAACATTCAAAGACATGAAGATTGGAGGCATCTCCTACCCTGCAGGGGTAATCCTCGAGCTTCCCATAATCGTCGTCCACCACAATCCTGATGTCTGGGGGAAGGACGCACATGAGTTCAAGCCAGAGAGGTTCGCTGAGGGGATCTCAAAGGCGACCAAGGACCAACCAGCATTCTTCCCCTTCGGGTGGGGGCCGAGGATCTGTATCGGGCAGAACTTTGCGCTGCTTGAGGCCAAGATGGCTTTGAGCATGATCCTCCAGCGCTTCGAGTTCCAACTGTCGCCTTCGTACACGCATGCACCGTACACTGTCCTGACGCTGCATCCTCAGCATGGCGCGCCAATTATATTCAAGAAGATCTGA